In Pseudoalteromonas sp. NC201, a single window of DNA contains:
- a CDS encoding YacL family protein, translated as MEYQFIRDPLSGFRARLNDEHALIGRWLSEELAHERIVSLLTQLENLPNQKEELVLAGKEIRATFTPQEALFESHALFHESDDIAQYQEDALALDESGMMAVCGYEDFLPMLIEWAEFTKAK; from the coding sequence ATGGAATATCAGTTTATTCGTGACCCACTTTCTGGGTTTCGAGCTCGCTTAAATGACGAGCACGCGTTGATAGGTCGGTGGCTGAGCGAAGAGCTTGCACATGAGCGTATTGTCAGCCTGCTGACACAGCTTGAAAACCTGCCAAATCAAAAAGAAGAGCTTGTGTTGGCTGGAAAAGAGATCCGCGCCACATTCACGCCGCAAGAAGCATTATTTGAAAGCCACGCTCTGTTTCATGAAAGTGATGACATAGCGCAATACCAAGAAGACGCGCTGGCTTTAGATGAATCGGGTATGATGGCGGTGTGTGGCTATGAAGATTTTTTACCCATGCTGATAGAGTGGGCTGAATTTACCAAAGCTAAATAA
- a CDS encoding 2OG-Fe(II) oxygenase: MSDFIRVYDNALSSDFCDEFVKTFDQSPHLKQGTTSGGVDLSKKVSHDLYLNSYPDYAKQLQHIQQVTAKHLFEYLEEHFFMIIGAFGLKVYHPKTGEPVDLTVDNFEEVGKPQLPVLAQQLFRLGAIQAQRYQINKGGYPYWHSEVYPQHDHNEALHRVLLFMFYLNDVEEGGETEFYYQQRKIAPVKGSMVIAPGYFTHTHRGNIPVSNDKYILTSWVLFNRAEQLYGTPK; this comes from the coding sequence ATGAGTGATTTTATTCGCGTTTACGATAACGCACTCAGTTCAGACTTTTGCGATGAATTCGTAAAGACCTTCGATCAAAGTCCACATTTAAAACAGGGGACTACATCTGGTGGTGTCGACTTGAGTAAAAAAGTCAGTCACGACCTTTATTTAAATTCCTATCCTGACTATGCCAAACAGTTACAACACATTCAACAGGTTACGGCAAAGCACTTATTTGAGTACCTTGAAGAACATTTTTTTATGATCATCGGTGCATTTGGACTTAAAGTGTATCACCCCAAAACTGGTGAACCTGTCGATCTCACTGTGGATAACTTTGAAGAAGTCGGCAAGCCACAACTCCCGGTCCTTGCTCAACAGCTATTTCGTTTAGGCGCTATCCAAGCTCAACGCTATCAAATAAATAAAGGCGGCTACCCCTACTGGCACAGCGAAGTCTACCCTCAACATGACCATAATGAAGCCTTACACCGAGTGCTGTTATTTATGTTCTACCTTAATGATGTCGAGGAAGGTGGCGAGACCGAGTTTTATTATCAGCAGCGTAAAATTGCCCCAGTAAAAGGTTCTATGGTGATAGCACCAGGGTATTTTACACATACACATAGAGGCAATATTCCGGTTTCTAATGATAAGTATATACTCACTTCGTGGGTGTTATTTAATAGAGCAGAGCAACTCTATGGTACGCCCAAATAA
- a CDS encoding acyl-CoA thioesterase, with amino-acid sequence MLSEKLMPRFCDTDVLGHINNTVLPVWFEAARTPIFKIFTPDLNPKEWKLIVAKVEVTFKGELFYGQEVEIKTAVEHIGNSSFVILQQAWQHGECCAEGNTIMVRYDFAVKQSQPLSQQERDALGTFMVAAA; translated from the coding sequence ATGCTGTCTGAAAAGCTTATGCCGCGTTTTTGCGACACAGATGTGCTTGGACATATCAACAATACCGTACTCCCTGTGTGGTTTGAAGCCGCGCGCACACCTATTTTCAAAATATTTACACCAGATTTAAATCCAAAAGAGTGGAAATTGATTGTTGCCAAAGTCGAAGTCACCTTTAAAGGGGAGCTATTTTATGGTCAGGAAGTCGAAATAAAAACGGCTGTTGAACATATCGGCAACAGCTCATTTGTGATTTTGCAGCAGGCTTGGCAGCATGGAGAATGCTGTGCTGAAGGTAACACCATTATGGTGCGATATGACTTTGCGGTTAAGCAATCTCAACCGCTGAGTCAGCAAGAGCGCGATGCGCTAGGCACTTTTATGGTTGCTGCGGCTTAA
- the uvrA gene encoding excinuclease ABC subunit UvrA, which produces MDKIEVRGARTHNLKDISLTIPRDKLIVITGLSGSGKSSLAFDTLYAEGQRRYVESLSAYARQFLSLMEKPDVDHIEGLSPAISIEQKSTSHNPRSTVGTITEIYDYLRLLFARVGEPRCPTHDLPLAAQTISQMVDTVLALPEGSKLMLLAPVVKNRKGEHVKLLEELASQGFIRARIDGEVCDLSDPPTLELQKKHTIEVVVDRFKVKAGLEQRLAESFETALDLADGIAQIAYMDDNDADELIFSANFACPTCGYAMSELEPRLFSFNNPAGACQSCDGLGVKQYFDPKRVVQNPELSLSGGAIKGWDKRSFYYFQMLSSVAEQYGFDLETPFQDLPSKFQKVVLEGSGKTKIAFKYRNDRGDLITRNHEFEGVLNNMNRRYRETESSSVREELAKYQTSQACPSCHGSRLREEARHVFIGSTNLPTVTTMSIGEASQFFIDLALTGQKAQIADKILKEIRDRLSFLINVGLNYLSLERSADTLSGGEAQRIRLASQIGAGLVGVMYVLDEPSIGLHQRDNDRLLKTLTHLRDLGNTVIVVEHDEDAIRAADHIIDIGPGAGVHGGYVVAEGTRDEIMQSKDSLTGQYLSGEKCIEVPAQRHQCDDKWLELKGATGNNLKSVDLKVPVGLMTCITGVSGSGKSTLINDTLFKLAHQELNGATTQEAAPYESVHGLDHFDKVIDIDQSPIGRTPRSNPATYTGIFTAIRELFAGTQESRSRGYKVGRFSFNVKGGRCEACQGDGVIKVEMHFLPDVYVPCDVCTGKRYNRETLEVLYKGKNIHEVLEMTVEDAREFFDKIPAINRKLQTLMDVGLSYIRLGQAATTLSGGEAQRVKLARELSKRDTGKTLYILDEPTTGLHFHDIQQLLAVLHRLRDHGNTVLVIEHNLDVIKTADWIVDLGPEGGAGGGQILVSGTPETVANFAASHTGKYLKPLLS; this is translated from the coding sequence ATGGATAAAATAGAAGTTAGGGGTGCCCGCACCCACAATTTAAAAGACATTTCACTCACCATTCCAAGAGACAAGTTGATAGTGATCACGGGTCTTTCTGGCTCAGGGAAGTCGTCTTTAGCATTTGACACCTTATACGCAGAAGGCCAGCGTCGTTATGTTGAGTCTTTGTCTGCGTACGCGAGGCAGTTTTTATCGCTGATGGAAAAACCAGATGTGGATCACATTGAGGGCTTGTCTCCCGCGATTTCCATTGAACAGAAGTCGACTTCTCATAACCCACGCTCAACCGTGGGAACCATTACCGAAATATACGACTATTTAAGGTTACTCTTTGCCCGAGTGGGTGAACCGAGATGCCCTACGCATGATTTACCGTTAGCCGCACAAACCATCAGTCAAATGGTTGATACTGTGTTGGCGCTACCCGAGGGTAGCAAACTCATGCTGCTTGCACCGGTGGTGAAAAACCGTAAAGGTGAGCACGTAAAACTGCTAGAAGAGCTTGCGAGCCAAGGTTTTATTCGTGCACGTATTGATGGCGAGGTGTGCGATCTCTCAGATCCACCAACGCTAGAGTTACAGAAAAAACATACCATAGAAGTCGTAGTGGATCGTTTCAAAGTCAAAGCAGGGCTTGAGCAGCGGTTAGCCGAATCTTTTGAAACCGCGCTTGATTTGGCTGATGGCATTGCGCAAATCGCCTATATGGATGATAACGACGCAGACGAACTGATCTTCTCGGCCAACTTTGCCTGTCCAACTTGTGGCTATGCCATGAGCGAACTTGAACCACGACTGTTTTCTTTCAATAACCCCGCAGGTGCGTGCCAAAGCTGTGATGGTTTGGGGGTAAAGCAGTACTTTGATCCCAAACGTGTAGTGCAAAACCCAGAACTAAGCTTGTCTGGCGGTGCAATCAAAGGGTGGGATAAACGCAGTTTTTACTATTTTCAGATGTTAAGCTCGGTTGCCGAGCAATATGGATTTGATTTAGAAACGCCATTTCAGGATCTGCCGAGTAAATTTCAAAAAGTGGTTTTAGAAGGCTCAGGCAAAACTAAAATCGCGTTTAAGTATCGTAATGACAGAGGCGATCTTATCACCCGCAATCACGAGTTCGAAGGCGTGTTAAACAATATGAATCGCCGTTATCGGGAAACGGAGTCAAGTTCAGTAAGAGAAGAGCTCGCCAAATATCAAACCAGCCAAGCGTGTCCAAGTTGCCATGGCTCACGACTGCGCGAAGAAGCTCGCCATGTGTTTATCGGCTCGACCAACCTGCCAACTGTAACAACGATGAGTATCGGCGAAGCCAGTCAATTTTTTATCGACTTAGCACTCACAGGCCAAAAAGCACAAATTGCGGACAAAATACTCAAAGAGATCCGCGACCGTTTATCTTTCTTGATCAATGTAGGCCTAAACTACCTCTCTTTGGAGCGTAGTGCTGATACTTTATCTGGCGGTGAAGCTCAGCGGATCCGTCTTGCAAGCCAAATTGGCGCCGGTCTCGTGGGGGTAATGTACGTACTGGATGAGCCTTCAATTGGTCTACATCAGCGCGATAACGACCGTTTACTTAAAACACTCACGCACTTAAGAGATCTTGGCAACACCGTGATTGTGGTAGAGCACGACGAAGATGCCATTCGTGCAGCCGATCACATCATAGATATAGGTCCAGGCGCCGGCGTACACGGCGGCTATGTCGTCGCTGAGGGAACTCGCGATGAGATAATGCAAAGTAAAGACTCATTAACGGGTCAATATCTCAGTGGCGAGAAATGCATTGAAGTTCCAGCGCAACGTCATCAATGTGATGACAAGTGGCTTGAGCTGAAAGGCGCAACGGGCAACAACCTAAAAAGTGTCGATTTAAAAGTACCAGTTGGTCTAATGACCTGCATAACAGGGGTATCTGGTTCTGGTAAATCTACCCTCATTAATGACACCCTATTCAAACTTGCTCATCAGGAATTAAACGGTGCAACAACGCAAGAAGCTGCACCATATGAATCAGTTCATGGGCTAGATCACTTCGATAAAGTTATCGATATTGATCAAAGTCCTATCGGTCGCACACCACGTTCAAACCCAGCAACTTATACCGGGATATTTACTGCTATTCGTGAACTATTTGCGGGGACACAAGAGTCGCGTTCACGCGGTTATAAGGTTGGCCGCTTTAGTTTTAACGTTAAAGGTGGTCGCTGTGAGGCCTGTCAAGGCGATGGGGTTATCAAGGTAGAAATGCACTTCCTGCCGGATGTCTACGTTCCTTGTGATGTCTGTACTGGTAAGCGCTATAACCGTGAAACACTGGAAGTACTGTATAAAGGTAAAAATATCCACGAAGTGTTGGAAATGACAGTTGAGGACGCCCGGGAATTTTTTGATAAGATTCCCGCAATCAATCGCAAACTACAAACTTTAATGGACGTTGGCCTCTCCTACATTCGTTTAGGGCAAGCCGCCACGACTTTGTCCGGTGGTGAAGCGCAGCGTGTTAAGCTCGCTCGTGAACTATCAAAACGAGATACCGGCAAAACACTCTACATTCTCGATGAGCCAACCACAGGTCTGCACTTCCATGATATTCAGCAGCTACTCGCGGTGTTACATCGTCTACGCGATCATGGTAATACCGTGTTGGTTATCGAGCATAACCTAGATGTCATCAAAACCGCAGACTGGATTGTAGACTTAGGTCCAGAGGGGGGAGCTGGAGGTGGTCAAATACTCGTCTCAGGTACGCCTGAAACGGTGGCTAACTTTGCAGCTTCGCATACAGGTAAGTACCTTAAGCCCTTATTGTCTTAA
- a CDS encoding substrate-binding periplasmic protein gives MYRLLLLLALLCQNVFACELVVRFENYAAQSKLNDDLVWHGMDVDFAKALLDEAGCSYRFVSIPWGRALKLLEEGDIDLILSVTKTPVREQFAHFIGPQRMETIVFAMNSGEPHQLDSLESLFHLSKPIAIQRNAYYGEAFTARLARRTDSETQFIYVPDNQVKLNLLKKGRIAGFLEEKFNILYQSKNNPDFEKFAISPLVINENPVYFAFSKARTSSERLQRLSQAFERVKRSGKLDQITAKYGTN, from the coding sequence TTGTATCGACTTTTATTGCTTTTGGCGCTGCTTTGCCAAAATGTCTTCGCCTGTGAGCTGGTGGTACGGTTTGAGAATTATGCTGCGCAGTCTAAGTTAAATGACGACCTTGTTTGGCACGGTATGGATGTTGATTTCGCTAAAGCCTTGTTGGATGAAGCAGGGTGTAGCTATCGTTTCGTAAGTATTCCTTGGGGTCGGGCGCTGAAGCTTTTAGAGGAGGGCGATATCGATCTTATTTTGAGCGTCACAAAAACACCGGTACGTGAACAGTTTGCGCATTTTATTGGTCCTCAACGAATGGAAACGATTGTTTTTGCAATGAACTCAGGCGAGCCTCATCAGCTTGACTCACTTGAGTCGTTATTCCACCTGTCAAAGCCCATCGCTATTCAGCGTAATGCTTATTACGGTGAGGCGTTTACAGCTCGCCTTGCGCGTCGTACCGACAGTGAAACACAATTTATTTATGTACCCGACAATCAGGTAAAATTGAATTTGCTCAAAAAAGGACGGATAGCAGGGTTTTTAGAAGAAAAATTCAACATCCTGTATCAAAGTAAAAATAACCCTGATTTTGAAAAGTTTGCGATTAGCCCGTTGGTTATTAACGAAAACCCAGTATATTTTGCCTTTAGCAAGGCACGCACCTCGAGCGAGCGTTTGCAGCGTTTGAGTCAAGCATTTGAACGGGTTAAACGTAGCGGAAAATTAGATCAGATCACGGCCAAGTACGGCACCAACTAG
- a CDS encoding MFS transporter: MSNDSLNPTEKRAAISLAGVFAFRMLGLFMLMPVLAVYGQSLQDVSPLWIGLAIGAYGLTQAVLQIPMGWLSDKFGRKPIIIGGLLVFALGSVIAALADSIYWVTFGRALQGMGAIASALLALAADLSRDEQRPKVMAVIGMCIGMSFAVAMLLGPMIAASFGIEGIFWLTAVLAIVGIAIITFMVPNAVNKAPKGDTIASFADIRRLVQNPQLLRLDLGVLLLHLTLTTIFVALPGQLIRDGLAADRHWQLYIPVFLLAFILMAPMMIVAIRKQKEKQTFLLSIAMLVVSSVTLYCFVDSLWMIAGAMLVYFIAFNFLEATMPALVSRIAPANQKGSAMGVFSSGQFLGAFIGGALGGILAQNFAVDTIFAATAIIGVIWFVIAWGMQVPPKSKAISLVSAVENEQQATELADQLVSLPGVLEATVVRDENRSYLKVDDKIFDLKQAKQVLGLS; this comes from the coding sequence ATGTCTAATGACTCTTTAAATCCAACTGAAAAGCGCGCCGCGATTTCTCTTGCTGGCGTTTTCGCTTTCCGCATGCTTGGTTTGTTCATGCTGATGCCAGTGTTAGCTGTTTACGGCCAGTCTTTACAGGATGTCTCGCCACTGTGGATTGGTTTGGCTATTGGTGCTTATGGTTTGACTCAAGCTGTACTCCAGATACCTATGGGTTGGTTGTCTGATAAGTTCGGTCGTAAGCCAATCATCATTGGTGGGTTGTTGGTATTTGCATTAGGATCCGTTATCGCGGCATTAGCGGATTCAATCTATTGGGTGACATTTGGTAGAGCCCTACAGGGCATGGGCGCGATTGCAAGTGCTTTACTTGCGCTTGCTGCGGATTTGAGCCGTGACGAGCAGCGTCCGAAGGTAATGGCGGTCATTGGCATGTGCATTGGTATGAGCTTTGCTGTAGCCATGTTATTAGGACCAATGATTGCAGCGTCTTTTGGTATCGAAGGGATCTTCTGGCTGACGGCGGTATTGGCAATTGTAGGTATCGCTATCATTACCTTTATGGTGCCAAATGCGGTAAATAAAGCCCCAAAAGGTGACACAATAGCAAGCTTTGCAGATATTCGTCGCTTGGTGCAAAACCCACAGTTACTGAGGCTCGATCTTGGGGTGTTGCTATTGCATTTGACGCTGACTACAATTTTTGTAGCCTTGCCAGGCCAGTTGATCCGTGATGGTCTTGCTGCAGATAGGCACTGGCAACTCTATATTCCGGTATTTTTACTCGCCTTTATTTTGATGGCACCGATGATGATAGTGGCAATCCGCAAACAAAAAGAAAAGCAGACATTCTTGCTGTCTATTGCAATGCTAGTGGTAAGCTCAGTTACTTTGTATTGCTTTGTAGATTCACTGTGGATGATCGCAGGTGCAATGCTGGTCTATTTTATTGCCTTTAATTTTCTCGAAGCAACTATGCCTGCGTTGGTTTCTCGCATAGCTCCAGCAAACCAAAAGGGATCGGCGATGGGAGTATTTTCATCTGGCCAGTTTCTAGGTGCATTTATAGGTGGTGCTTTGGGTGGTATCTTGGCACAAAATTTTGCGGTCGATACGATATTTGCCGCGACGGCCATTATTGGGGTAATATGGTTTGTTATCGCATGGGGCATGCAAGTGCCACCTAAGAGCAAAGCGATCAGCTTAGTTTCTGCTGTAGAAAATGAGCAACAAGCGACGGAATTGGCAGACCAATTGGTTTCATTACCTGGGGTACTTGAGGCCACGGTAGTGAGAGATGAGAATCGTAGCTACCTAAAAGTAGATGATAAAATTTTTGATTTGAAGCAAGCCAAGCAAGTGCTGGGCTTGTCATAG
- the ssb gene encoding single-stranded DNA-binding protein has translation MARGVNKVILVGNLGQDPEVRYMPNGNGVANISIATTDSWKDKNTGQLQERTEWHRVVLFGKLAEVAGEYLRKGSQVYIEGRLQTRKWTDQSGQEKYTTEIVVDMGGQMQMLGGRGEQQGQGGGQYQGGQQQQNNYGQQSYNQAPQQQYSQPQQSQSNQQQGGFAPQQSQQNSQQSSGFGGQSQGGFAPQQNQNNGQSGGSSNPMEPPIDFDDDIPF, from the coding sequence ATGGCACGTGGTGTTAATAAAGTAATTTTGGTAGGTAATCTGGGCCAAGATCCTGAAGTTCGCTATATGCCAAACGGTAACGGCGTGGCTAACATCAGCATTGCAACTACGGATAGCTGGAAAGATAAAAACACCGGTCAATTGCAAGAGCGCACAGAATGGCACCGTGTGGTGTTGTTTGGCAAACTTGCGGAAGTTGCGGGTGAGTATTTAAGAAAAGGCTCGCAGGTTTACATTGAAGGTCGTCTACAGACTCGTAAGTGGACAGATCAAAGCGGCCAAGAAAAGTACACAACGGAAATCGTGGTGGACATGGGTGGCCAAATGCAAATGCTAGGTGGCCGTGGCGAGCAGCAGGGTCAAGGTGGCGGCCAGTACCAAGGTGGTCAACAGCAGCAAAATAATTATGGCCAGCAAAGCTATAATCAAGCGCCTCAGCAGCAATATTCGCAGCCACAGCAAAGCCAGTCAAACCAGCAGCAAGGTGGATTCGCACCACAGCAATCGCAACAGAATTCTCAGCAGTCTTCTGGATTCGGTGGCCAGTCTCAAGGTGGCTTTGCACCACAACAGAACCAAAACAATGGTCAATCAGGTGGTAGCTCAAATCCTATGGAGCCACCAATTGACTTTGATGATGACATTCCGTTCTAA
- a CDS encoding EAL domain-containing protein gives MPIQLLDGFRRQYQKKLVAVSLTVLLCLNFLLNHLLHLQVHTQGEEAAAEISQLSAEAFATGVSEIATKYGFSLLPVANAEEHQFVANDQTVTLYHESIWISHGYILIFFNLLSIGLVLFVHRWWFLYGKAESTSHAQKPVALPAPAPEGQYALFALIHWQCSTPKEVDLQLHFQLALVKGVGEFGTVAVKYLASGALAVTVKQIGATKGMDLVKQMHEIVYRVLLEFRGDLSRSKVKLGACFYQENKQQTQVYQSAKSALSIAQNQVWQHTHLVHLTELLAKRLNEDGEALLSYLKAGQFSLFFQPLFDFLAEDVIVSEALLRVTHKEMGRISAKQVMQHLYTPEQFQFLDRAIVKQVLSVYEQERSFGKVSINLHISSWVDSQFIEWLEGQLIASHSGAAIGFELSIEEVYQHGERLLAAFDRLNRLGCDIYLDNVTQALTLGRTPLAELVKAIKLSCELVHGIEKSAYRKRTVKQIVAQARSLGIPVYAVGIETVAELSCIKGLGVKGAQGHYFSAPLQQLADIH, from the coding sequence ATGCCAATTCAGCTGTTAGATGGATTTCGTCGTCAGTATCAAAAAAAGCTAGTCGCGGTAAGTTTGACGGTGTTGTTGTGTCTAAATTTCCTTCTTAATCATTTACTACACCTTCAGGTTCACACGCAAGGCGAAGAAGCCGCGGCTGAAATTTCTCAGCTATCAGCTGAAGCTTTTGCTACGGGAGTAAGTGAAATAGCTACGAAGTATGGTTTTTCGTTGTTACCTGTTGCGAATGCAGAAGAGCACCAATTTGTTGCCAATGACCAAACCGTTACCTTGTACCATGAATCTATATGGATAAGTCATGGATATATATTGATATTTTTCAATTTATTGTCGATTGGGCTGGTGTTATTCGTACACCGGTGGTGGTTTTTATACGGTAAGGCTGAGTCGACTTCACATGCGCAGAAGCCTGTGGCTTTACCAGCCCCCGCTCCAGAAGGGCAGTATGCATTATTTGCGTTAATCCATTGGCAGTGCAGTACGCCTAAAGAAGTTGATCTGCAGTTACATTTTCAGCTTGCGCTGGTTAAAGGCGTTGGAGAGTTTGGGACTGTGGCAGTTAAATATCTGGCTTCAGGGGCATTAGCCGTGACAGTAAAGCAGATTGGGGCGACTAAAGGTATGGATTTGGTAAAGCAAATGCACGAAATCGTTTATCGAGTGCTGTTAGAGTTTCGGGGGGATTTATCTCGCAGCAAAGTGAAACTTGGCGCTTGTTTTTATCAGGAAAATAAACAACAGACACAGGTTTATCAGAGCGCAAAATCAGCGCTCTCAATTGCGCAAAATCAAGTGTGGCAACATACTCATCTAGTGCATCTTACAGAGTTATTGGCAAAACGCCTTAACGAAGACGGTGAAGCTTTGCTGAGTTATTTGAAAGCCGGACAGTTTTCCTTATTCTTCCAGCCGTTGTTCGACTTTTTAGCCGAAGACGTAATTGTAAGCGAAGCGCTACTAAGAGTGACTCACAAAGAAATGGGGCGAATTTCGGCCAAGCAGGTGATGCAACACCTTTATACTCCAGAGCAATTTCAGTTTCTGGATAGAGCGATAGTGAAGCAGGTGTTGTCTGTTTATGAGCAGGAAAGGAGTTTTGGTAAGGTAAGCATTAACTTACATATTTCGAGTTGGGTGGATAGTCAGTTTATTGAGTGGCTCGAGGGGCAGCTAATTGCGTCTCATAGCGGGGCGGCAATTGGGTTTGAACTTAGCATAGAAGAGGTCTATCAACATGGAGAACGTTTGCTAGCGGCTTTTGATAGGTTGAATCGACTTGGGTGCGATATTTATTTGGATAACGTTACACAAGCTCTTACGCTAGGGCGCACACCGCTTGCCGAGTTGGTAAAAGCTATCAAGCTCAGCTGCGAGCTGGTACACGGCATTGAAAAGTCTGCGTATCGTAAACGCACAGTTAAGCAAATAGTCGCTCAAGCAAGAAGCTTGGGTATTCCCGTGTATGCAGTGGGGATTGAAACCGTTGCTGAATTGAGTTGTATCAAAGGGCTTGGAGTGAAAGGGGCCCAAGGGCATTATTTTTCCGCACCGTTACAACAGCTCGCTGATATTCACTAA
- a CDS encoding 1-aminocyclopropane-1-carboxylate deaminase/D-cysteine desulfhydrase — MQTITNIAESPIQTIHHPTLEKYGLTLQVKRDDLLHPVIQGNKWRKLKYNILHLKQAGLEELVTFGGAFSNHLYATSMACKLFAIKGHLIVRGPEIDWRNPTLKMASACGLTLHPVSRVEYRQRNQPEYIQTLQAKFNNAYLIPEGGTNALALQGVEELAHSLPQSDYVMTAVGSGGTVAGLISGLPNHTQVLGVTVLRGAEYLAQEIHELITAQRCAPWQLLHDFHHGGYAKTTPELLSFCHEMKVKYRLPLEPIYTGKLFYAIFTLAQQGYFKRGSVITAIHTGGLQGLDGLRYLTNKKSA, encoded by the coding sequence ATGCAAACCATCACCAATATCGCCGAGTCACCGATCCAAACTATTCACCACCCGACATTGGAAAAATACGGTTTAACGTTGCAGGTTAAGCGTGATGACTTGCTCCACCCGGTGATCCAAGGAAACAAATGGCGTAAGCTAAAATACAATATACTCCACCTAAAGCAAGCTGGCCTTGAAGAGTTAGTCACTTTTGGCGGGGCGTTTTCCAATCACTTATATGCTACTAGCATGGCGTGCAAACTTTTCGCAATCAAAGGTCACTTAATTGTTAGAGGCCCAGAGATTGACTGGCGCAATCCAACGCTAAAAATGGCAAGCGCTTGCGGGCTAACACTTCATCCCGTGAGTCGAGTCGAATATCGGCAAAGAAATCAGCCTGAATACATTCAAACTCTGCAAGCCAAGTTTAATAATGCTTATCTCATACCAGAAGGCGGCACTAATGCACTTGCACTGCAAGGCGTTGAAGAGTTAGCGCATTCCTTGCCTCAAAGTGATTATGTCATGACGGCTGTAGGTAGTGGCGGCACAGTGGCAGGACTAATCTCGGGATTACCTAATCACACGCAGGTTCTAGGCGTTACGGTACTAAGAGGTGCTGAATACCTAGCACAGGAGATACATGAATTAATCACAGCTCAGCGCTGCGCGCCATGGCAGCTACTCCATGATTTTCACCACGGAGGTTACGCCAAGACTACACCTGAATTGCTGAGTTTTTGTCATGAAATGAAGGTAAAATATCGTTTGCCTCTTGAGCCTATTTATACTGGTAAACTGTTTTACGCCATTTTCACTTTGGCTCAACAAGGATACTTCAAAAGAGGCAGTGTGATCACCGCAATCCATACCGGCGGCTTACAAGGATTAGATGGTTTGAGATATTTGACTAATAAAAAGTCGGCCTAA